In Zingiber officinale cultivar Zhangliang chromosome 11B, Zo_v1.1, whole genome shotgun sequence, a single window of DNA contains:
- the LOC122035378 gene encoding homeobox-leucine zipper protein HOX16-like, with protein sequence MGMDSGCLIFDSSFFSASSSSPGGRLILLGSANSGSEGIAEEGRASKRRPFFTSPDEIYEEYYEVLPPEKKRRLTSEQIQMLERSFEEEDKLEPERKSELAKKLGLPPRQVAVWFQNRRARWKNQQVERDFDRLKASYDALLLDHDALLEDNNRLRSQVNLLLEKLQANEQGAVSGVTSLTPDDQAASSGNIIALNLSIQQKVDDLLSTGSGGNNAMDEVDAHHLVADSRQPLILPENYHCMGLRETGLHSDQDDVSDEGCNYYPGGAVTEYQKQEEAQLENWLDCVERILLP encoded by the exons ATGGGGATGGATTCCGGATGTCTGATCTTCGATTCCTCTTTCTTTTCCGCTTCCTCATCTTCTCCGGGCGGCCGCTTGATACTCTTGGGCAGCGCGAACTCGGGCTCTGAGG GGATAGCGGAGGAGGGCAGAGCAAGCAAGCGCCGCCCGTTCTTCACGTCGCCGGATGAGATTTACGAGGAGTACTATGAGGTGCTTCCGCCGGAGAAGAAGCGCCGCCTCACCTCGGAGCAG ATACAAATGTTGGAGCGGAGCTTCGAGGAGGAGGACAAGCTAGAGCCGGAACGCAAGAGCGAGCTGGCTAAGAAATTGGGGTTGCCACCGAGGCAGGTGGCTGTGTGGTTCCAGAACCGCCGTGCCCGGTGGAAGAACCAACAGGTGGAGCGTGACTTCGACCGTCTCAAGGCTTCCTATGACGCACTCCTCCTTGACCACGATGCCCTTCTGGAGGACAACAACCGCTTGCGTTCACAG GTCAACTTATTGTTAGAAAAGCTGCAAGCAAATGAACAGGGTGCAGTATCTGGAGTCACTAGTCTCACTCCGGATGATCAGGCAGCATCTAGTGGTAACATAATCGCCCTGAACCTGAGCATCCAGCAGAAGGTGGACGATCTATTGAGCACAGGCAGCGGCGGAAATAATGCGATGGATGAAGTAGATGCTCATCACTTGGTGGCGGACAGCCGGCAGCCTTTAATCCTCCCTGAGAACTACCACTGCATGGGACTGCGTGAGACAGGTCTACATTCTGATCAGGACGACGTGAGCGACGAGGGCTGCAACTACTATCCCGGCGGTGCCGTGACAGAGTACCAGAAGCAGGAGGAAGCCCAGCTGGAGAATTGGTTGGATTGTGTGGAAAGAATTCTCCTCCCTTGA
- the LOC122035379 gene encoding uncharacterized protein LOC122035379 isoform X1, translated as MAFPRFSLWIWGEKDDESPNSALIPPDFPSGFKEPDYLKFPPGHRAMPNWRRNKKRLQSHEERRIDKEYDTVLVPSDGGCISGSESDDSDWSIGWLEPHGPEFESDSEAQNSFAVLVRCYGRGRNEQAKNSITHVLGTLSHMDDHLSVVLMQMATSVWRNGFLLFEAPDCKY; from the exons ATGGCTTTCCCACGTTTCTCTTTATGGATTTGGGGCGAGAAAGATGATGAATCTCCCAATTCGGCACTCATCCCTCCTGATTTTCCTTCAGGATTCAAGGAGCCGGATTACTTGAAGTTTCCACCAGGACACAGGGCAATGCCGAATTGGAGAAGAAATAAGAAAAGGTTGCAAAGCCATGAAGAAAGGCGGATAGACAAGGAGTATGACACTGTTCTTGTTCCCTCAGATGGTGGATGCATATCAGGGTCGGAGTCTGATGATTCTGACTGGTCTATTGGTTGGTTGGAACCTCATGGACCCGAATTTGAGAGCGACTCTGAAGCTCAGAACAGTTTTGCAGTCTTGGTGCGGTGTTATGGGCGCGGCCGCAATGAGCAGGCAAAAAACTCTATAACTCATGTCCTGGGTACCCTCAGCCATATGGATGATCATCTTTCAG TTGTATTGATGCAGATGGCAACAAGCGTATGGAGGAATGGCTTTCTTCTCTTTGAAGCACCTGACTGTAAGTACTAA
- the LOC122035379 gene encoding uncharacterized protein LOC122035379 isoform X2: MAFPRFSLWIWGEKDDESPNSALIPPDFPSGFKEPDYLKFPPGHRAMPNWRRNKKRLQSHEERRIDKEYDTVLVPSDGGCISGSESDDSDWSIGWLEPHGPEFESDSEAQNSFAVLVRCYGRGRNEQAKNSITHVLGTLSHMDDHLSDGNKRMEEWLSSL; the protein is encoded by the exons ATGGCTTTCCCACGTTTCTCTTTATGGATTTGGGGCGAGAAAGATGATGAATCTCCCAATTCGGCACTCATCCCTCCTGATTTTCCTTCAGGATTCAAGGAGCCGGATTACTTGAAGTTTCCACCAGGACACAGGGCAATGCCGAATTGGAGAAGAAATAAGAAAAGGTTGCAAAGCCATGAAGAAAGGCGGATAGACAAGGAGTATGACACTGTTCTTGTTCCCTCAGATGGTGGATGCATATCAGGGTCGGAGTCTGATGATTCTGACTGGTCTATTGGTTGGTTGGAACCTCATGGACCCGAATTTGAGAGCGACTCTGAAGCTCAGAACAGTTTTGCAGTCTTGGTGCGGTGTTATGGGCGCGGCCGCAATGAGCAGGCAAAAAACTCTATAACTCATGTCCTGGGTACCCTCAGCCATATGGATGATCATCTTTCAG ATGGCAACAAGCGTATGGAGGAATGGCTTTCTTCTCTTTGA
- the LOC122034106 gene encoding protein ALTERED XYLOGLUCAN 4-like gives MGSMKTRSFLSLIVSFSVLLFLSSLFSSNPLTVIYNGSFKLWHPSAGDQTVINDDCDLFEGKWVRDHGGPAYTNRSCRILPESQNCDKYGKDQDFVNWRWKPAECDLRRFDPVAFLEAVRGKTMAFASDSVGRNQKDSLVCLLSQVEYPLNLKGDKEENQITNWYFQSYDFTLMLLWTRFLVQEQERVVNGTGTGDFDLHLDRVDTNWTEKLPLVNYLIISSGHWFFRNLYLYENGKIIGCVYCGQANLTNYDFTYAIRRAFRTALQSIDRCEECEGLVTLVRTFAPAHFEHGAWNTGGYCNRTGPLNETAVRLSGTDWEVRNAQVEELESFRMEKTKWFGVLDVTKSMLLRADGHPGSHWNNDWNRGFNDCLHWCLPGPIDTWNEMLLALLRRGFSDV, from the exons ATGGGATCGATGAAGACCAGGTCGTTCCTCAGCTTAATCGTCTCTTTCTCCGtcctcctcttcctttcctccctcttctcctccAATCCCTTGACGGTCATCTACAACGGAAGCTTCAAACTGTGGCACCCGTCCGCCGGCGACCAAACCGTCATCA ACGACGATTGCGATTTGTTCGAGGGGAAGTGGGTGAGGGATCATGGCGGTCCGGCTTACACTAACCGGTCGTGCCGGATACTGCCGGAGTCGCAGAACTGCGACAAGTACGGGAAGGATCAGGACTTTGTGAATTGGCGGTGGAAGCCGGCGGAATGTGATCTCCGGCGGTTCGACCCGGTGGCGTTCCTGGAGGCGGTGAGAGGAAAGACGATGGCGTTTGCTAGCGACTCCGTCGGCCGGAACCAGAAGGACTCACTCGTCTGCCTCTTGTCTCAG GTCGAGTACCCGCTCAATCTAAAAGgtgacaaagaagaaaaccagaTCACGAATTGGTACTTCCAATCCTACGATTTCACCCTCATGCTCTTGTGGACGAGATTTTTAGTGCAAGAACAAGAGAGAGTGGTCAATGGAACGGGAACAGGGGATTTTGATCTGCACCTGGACAGGGTTGACACTAACTGGACGGAAAAGCTTCCATTGGTGAACTACCTGATCATCTCCAGTGGGCACTGGTTCTTCAGAAACCTTTACCTGTACGAAAACGGCAAAATCATAGGGTGTGTCTACTGCGGTCAGGCGAACCTGACCAACTACGACTTCACCTACGCCATTCGAAGGGCCTTCAGGACGGCTCTCCAGTCCATCGACAGGTGCGAGGAGTGCGAAGGGCTGGTGACTTTGGTGAGGACCTTTGCACCTGCGCACTTTGAGCACGGGGCATGGAACACTGGAGGATATTGCAACAGGACCGGGCCATTGAACGAGACCGCGGTCAGGTTGAGTGGCACGGACTGGGAGGTCAGGAATGCTCAGGTGGAGGAGCTGGAGAGCTTCAGAATGGAGAAGACGAAATGGTTTGGAGTTCTAGACGTAACAAAATCCATGTTGCTGAGGGCAGATGGGCACCCGGGGTCGCACTGGAACAACGACTGGAACAGAGGGTTTAATGACTGCTTGCACTGGTGCTTGCCGGGTCCTATCGATACCTGGAATGAGATGTTATTGGCATTGTTAAGAAGAGGATTTTCAGATGTTTAA